A single region of the Duganella sp. BuS-21 genome encodes:
- a CDS encoding GIY-YIG nuclease family protein, protein MEKLSYVYILASEMYGTLYTGVTSDLIKRVWQHREGLVDGFTKQYGVKQLVWFEQHTDIYAAITREKQIKKWRRDWKVELIQKTNPLWRDLFKDICA, encoded by the coding sequence ATGGAAAAATTGAGCTATGTCTATATCTTGGCAAGCGAAATGTACGGCACTTTGTACACAGGTGTGACGTCTGATTTGATCAAGCGGGTCTGGCAACACCGTGAGGGCTTGGTTGACGGGTTTACCAAGCAATACGGCGTAAAGCAGCTCGTTTGGTTCGAGCAGCACACCGACATCTATGCCGCCATCACTCGGGAAAAACAGATCAAAAAGTGGCGGCGCGACTGGAAGGTTGAGTTGATACAGAAAACAAATCCCTTGTGGAGGGATTTGTTTAAAGATATCTGTGCTTGA
- a CDS encoding YihY/virulence factor BrkB family protein, translated as MNLLNRRALAYVAAHPMDFTVQCLKGFRANQGLLLAGAVAYYSLLSILPLLMLVVVALSHVIDQQELLTTVGRYLNWIVPGQSKPIVNEIAQFLTHRDLVGGVLVISMLFFSSLAFTVLENAMCVIFKHRVEIRRRHFMVSAIMPYCYILSLGAGMLLVTLVAGSLKVMGEESVRLFGYDWSLNGVSGALLYLLGFVGEVLVLTSIYLVMPVGRLSLSHALIGGVTAALLWEVARRILIWYFSTLSQVNVVYGSMTTAIIVMFSLEIGATLLLLGAQVISEFERVGRERPGRAPQPLTTEATQIK; from the coding sequence ATGAACCTACTCAACCGCAGGGCACTGGCCTATGTGGCCGCTCATCCCATGGATTTCACGGTGCAATGCCTGAAGGGCTTTCGCGCCAATCAAGGCTTGCTGTTGGCGGGCGCGGTGGCGTATTACTCGCTGCTGTCCATCCTGCCGCTGCTGATGCTGGTGGTGGTGGCCTTGTCGCACGTGATCGACCAGCAGGAATTGCTGACCACCGTGGGTCGCTATCTGAACTGGATCGTGCCGGGGCAGTCCAAGCCCATCGTCAACGAAATCGCCCAGTTCCTCACCCACCGCGATCTGGTGGGCGGCGTGCTGGTGATCTCCATGCTGTTCTTCAGTTCACTGGCCTTCACGGTACTGGAAAATGCCATGTGCGTGATCTTCAAGCATCGCGTCGAGATCCGCCGCCGCCATTTCATGGTCTCGGCCATCATGCCCTACTGCTACATCCTGTCGCTGGGAGCCGGCATGTTGCTGGTGACGCTGGTGGCCGGCAGCCTGAAAGTGATGGGCGAGGAGAGCGTGCGCTTGTTCGGCTACGACTGGTCGCTGAACGGCGTCTCGGGCGCCTTGCTGTACTTGCTGGGCTTTGTCGGTGAGGTGCTGGTGTTGACCTCGATCTACCTGGTGATGCCGGTGGGCCGGCTGTCGCTGTCGCATGCGCTGATCGGCGGCGTGACGGCGGCGCTGCTGTGGGAAGTGGCACGGCGCATCTTGATCTGGTACTTTTCCACCCTGTCGCAGGTAAACGTGGTGTACGGCTCGATGACGACCGCCATCATCGTCATGTTCAGCCTGGAAATCGGCGCCACGCTATTGTTGCTGGGCGCGCAAGTCATTTCCGAATTCGAACGCGTCGGCCGTGAGCGCCCGGGGCGCGCGCCGCAGCCGCTGACAACCGAAGCAACACAAATAAAATAA
- a CDS encoding ABC transporter substrate-binding protein, whose translation MLKICATAVLAVAAVAPAHAGADAEPKVLHAFLSTGETALDPAVASDVASLSLLENLFDPLLRYDYLARPVKLMPNTLTAMPTVDDGGKRYTFQLRQDIYFTPDPAFTTARRQVTAEDYVYSFKRLYQPALKSPWLYLFDGVAELVAVDKFTLRIVLKKPDPNFLFYLAMPATGVVAREVVETHGAQVGNHPVGTGPFKIGTWKHSDQIILLANRDFRPMEFAGKRLPIVDRIDIKIVEEYQSRVLGFLNGEFDFLEQLPESMKEIVLTEDAKLKPELAAKGIVLAPFPVLQTYYMWMNMDDPLIGGYSREKVALRRAIALAYNRAEDVATMKKGLALPALTPLPPNVLGYNPNFRSPVAYDPTLANALLDRYGYRKDQQGYRTQPDGKALVLVMHSESSTVGRLRDELWRKQLNAIGLHVRFKSDKKTEIIKASRLGAVMMFETNWVADFPDGDNFYQLLYGPNAGRANYARFNLPAYNARYEQTRQMGESPQRTALYDELAQIIHAYTPWVLLTHPISADLQQPWLKNYRRHPVEFTNWRYLDVDAHTAH comes from the coding sequence ATGCTGAAAATTTGTGCAACGGCAGTGCTGGCGGTGGCCGCCGTCGCCCCCGCGCACGCGGGAGCCGATGCTGAGCCCAAAGTGCTGCACGCCTTCCTCAGCACCGGCGAAACCGCGCTCGACCCGGCCGTAGCTTCCGACGTCGCCAGCCTCAGCCTGTTGGAAAACCTGTTCGACCCCTTGCTGCGCTACGACTACCTGGCCCGTCCGGTCAAGCTGATGCCCAACACGCTGACCGCCATGCCGACGGTGGACGATGGCGGCAAGCGCTACACCTTCCAGCTGCGCCAGGACATTTATTTCACGCCGGATCCCGCCTTCACCACCGCGCGCCGGCAGGTCACGGCGGAAGATTACGTCTACAGCTTCAAGCGCCTGTATCAGCCGGCGTTGAAGTCGCCGTGGCTGTACCTGTTCGACGGTGTGGCGGAGCTGGTCGCCGTCGACAAATTCACCCTGCGCATCGTGCTCAAAAAGCCCGATCCCAATTTCCTGTTCTACCTGGCGATGCCGGCCACCGGCGTGGTGGCGCGCGAGGTGGTGGAAACGCACGGCGCGCAGGTCGGCAATCACCCGGTCGGCACCGGCCCGTTCAAGATCGGTACGTGGAAACACAGCGACCAGATCATCCTGCTGGCCAACCGCGACTTCCGGCCCATGGAGTTCGCCGGCAAGCGCCTGCCGATCGTCGATCGCATCGACATCAAGATCGTCGAGGAATACCAGTCGCGCGTGCTCGGCTTTTTGAATGGCGAATTCGATTTCCTGGAACAGCTGCCGGAGTCGATGAAGGAAATAGTGCTCACCGAGGATGCGAAGCTCAAGCCGGAACTGGCCGCGAAAGGCATCGTCCTCGCGCCGTTCCCGGTGCTGCAGACCTATTACATGTGGATGAATATGGACGATCCGCTGATCGGCGGCTACAGCAGGGAAAAGGTGGCCCTGCGCCGCGCCATTGCCCTGGCCTACAACCGCGCCGAGGACGTGGCGACCATGAAGAAAGGCCTGGCCCTGCCGGCGCTCACGCCGCTGCCGCCGAATGTGTTGGGCTACAACCCGAATTTCCGCAGCCCGGTCGCTTACGACCCGACGCTGGCCAACGCCCTGCTGGACCGCTACGGCTATCGCAAGGACCAACAGGGCTACCGCACGCAGCCGGACGGCAAGGCGCTGGTGCTGGTGATGCACAGCGAGTCCTCCACCGTCGGTCGCTTGCGGGACGAGCTGTGGCGCAAGCAGCTGAACGCCATCGGACTGCACGTACGCTTCAAGAGCGACAAGAAGACCGAAATCATCAAGGCCTCGCGCCTGGGCGCGGTGATGATGTTCGAAACCAACTGGGTGGCCGATTTCCCCGACGGCGATAATTTCTATCAATTGCTGTACGGCCCGAACGCCGGACGCGCCAATTACGCGCGTTTCAACCTTCCTGCCTACAATGCGCGCTACGAGCAAACGCGCCAGATGGGAGAATCGCCGCAGCGCACGGCCCTGTATGATGAGCTCGCGCAAATTATTCACGCTTACACGCCATGGGTGCTGTTGACGCATCCCATTTCCGCCGATTTACAGCAGCCCTGGCTGAAAAATTATCGGCGCCACCCGGTGGAATTCACCAACTGGCGCTATCTGGACGTAGACGCACATACCGCACACTGA